A genomic segment from Candidatus Nealsonbacteria bacterium encodes:
- the acs gene encoding acetate--CoA ligase, whose protein sequence is MIKKGNLYHPSKDFKKKALIKNQAVYAEANKNPIKFWEKLAKEIHWKKKWRKAFEHNPPYFKWFVDGKMNITESCLDINLEERKNKVALIWESENVKEPARYFTYYQLYREVNQFANGLKKIGVKKGDRVGIYLPMIPETIIAMLACARIGAIHVVVFSAFSPSALNVRLQETKAKVIITADGYYRRGDEINLKNVADEGLRETEVKKTIIVKRLGNKINFKEERDLWWDDVIAGQSDECAPKIMDAEDPLFILYTSGSTGKPKGIVHACGGYAVQAKFTGKWIFDLKDDDIFWSTADVGWVTGHTYSVYAPLLNGATYLIFEGAPDYPNPDRWCQTIEKFGVTTFYTAPTAIRMFEKYGTDLIRKYDFKNLQLLGSVGEPIDGSSWEWYYKEVGKKRCPIVDTWWQTETGGILITSLPGVGPFRPSFTGLPFPGVKFDILDDKGKSSPTDKQGNLVMLPPFSPGLLRGVYKNHKKYLDTYWSEYGKEIYFTSDLAYRDKNKLIRVVGRSDDVIKVAGHRLSTGEMEDTISKINFVLECAVIGVPHEIKGETPLAFVVLKEPKDIEEVKKSVVERVRVDISPIALPQDVHIVPDLPKTRSGKIMRRILRKLFTKEELGDLSTLANPESVDEIKKILNI, encoded by the coding sequence AAATACATTGGAAAAAGAAATGGAGAAAAGCCTTTGAGCACAACCCTCCTTATTTTAAATGGTTTGTTGATGGAAAAATGAATATTACCGAGAGTTGTTTGGATATTAATCTGGAAGAAAGGAAGAATAAAGTTGCCCTAATTTGGGAGTCGGAAAATGTTAAAGAGCCAGCCCGATATTTTACATATTATCAGCTATACAGAGAAGTCAATCAATTTGCTAACGGGCTCAAGAAGATAGGAGTTAAGAAAGGGGATAGGGTTGGTATATATCTTCCTATGATTCCCGAGACAATAATTGCAATGCTTGCTTGCGCAAGAATAGGAGCCATACATGTTGTGGTTTTTTCTGCTTTTAGTCCATCTGCTCTTAATGTGAGATTGCAAGAGACTAAAGCTAAAGTTATTATAACTGCAGACGGCTATTACCGAAGAGGAGATGAAATTAATTTAAAAAATGTAGCCGATGAAGGGCTTAGAGAAACTGAGGTTAAGAAAACAATTATTGTTAAAAGGTTAGGTAATAAGATTAACTTTAAAGAAGAAAGAGATCTTTGGTGGGATGATGTTATAGCGGGCCAAAGCGATGAGTGTGCACCTAAGATAATGGATGCCGAAGATCCATTATTTATCCTCTATACTAGTGGATCAACTGGTAAGCCAAAGGGGATAGTCCATGCTTGCGGAGGATATGCAGTTCAAGCTAAATTTACTGGAAAATGGATATTCGATCTTAAGGATGATGACATCTTCTGGTCTACAGCTGATGTGGGTTGGGTCACTGGTCATACTTATTCAGTTTATGCTCCACTTTTAAATGGAGCAACCTACTTAATATTTGAAGGAGCTCCAGACTATCCGAATCCTGACAGATGGTGTCAGACAATAGAGAAATTTGGAGTTACTACATTCTATACCGCTCCGACAGCAATTAGAATGTTTGAAAAATATGGAACTGATTTAATTAGAAAATATGATTTCAAAAATTTACAACTCTTAGGTTCTGTTGGAGAACCAATAGACGGAAGTTCTTGGGAATGGTACTATAAGGAGGTTGGTAAAAAAAGATGTCCAATTGTTGATACCTGGTGGCAAACTGAGACTGGGGGGATATTAATTACTTCACTTCCTGGCGTTGGACCATTTAGGCCTTCATTTACTGGATTGCCATTTCCTGGAGTTAAGTTTGATATTTTAGATGATAAAGGGAAGTCATCTCCAACTGATAAACAGGGAAATTTAGTTATGTTGCCGCCATTTTCTCCAGGACTTTTAAGAGGAGTTTATAAAAATCATAAAAAATATCTTGATACTTATTGGAGTGAATATGGTAAAGAAATTTATTTCACTTCTGATTTAGCATACAGAGATAAAAATAAACTCATTCGTGTTGTTGGAAGAAGTGATGATGTTATAAAAGTTGCTGGACACAGGCTTTCTACAGGAGAAATGGAAGATACAATATCAAAGATTAATTTTGTTTTAGAATGTGCTGTAATAGGTGTTCCTCATGAAATAAAGGGAGAGACTCCACTTGCCTTTGTAGTATTAAAAGAGCCAAAAGATATTGAAGAGGTTAAGAAAAGTGTTGTAGAAAGAGTCAGGGTAGACATTAGTCCTATTGCTTTGCCTCAAGATGTTCACATTGTACCTGATCTTCCTAAGACTCGTTCTGGAAAAATAATGAGAAGGATATTACGCAAACTTTTCACAAAAGAAGAGCTTGGAGATCTTTCAACTTTAGCAAATCCAGAAAGTGTAGATGAAATTAAAAAAATATTAAACATATGA